A DNA window from Fodinibius sp. Rm-B-1B1-1 contains the following coding sequences:
- a CDS encoding amidohydrolase, translating into MIACRLSLLSVFLLVLTVVSCENASDSTTTVIQNVKGYTEYEGELIQFEALEFKGGKVVDVYRDTTFSSTGDIEVIDGEGKFILPGLIDAHAHVMGLGNMLMNVDLSGIRSLDEALNHIEQYASENPELEWVEGRGWNNTYWGDGDFPTAKDLDNVVSDRPVWLSRVDGHAGWANTKAMEIAGITADTEAPEGGKIIRDDNGEPTGVFVDEAEQLIASEIPEPTAEEQQAAFEQALQQMRSKGLTSVHDAGVSAEVWEMYKEFADSGNLTTRIYGMISGAGDTFDELAQNGPVTSYAGDMLALRSVKIYGDGALGSRGAAMLEPYSDDPGNTGLLFHSQEEMNQMVMKTMSNGFQTNVHAIGDAANRQVLNAFEHAKDSLGDQGLRNRIEHAQIVSTEDIPRFNKLNVIASMQPTHATSDMNMAEDRVGASRMVGAYAWQTFISQGTTVASGSDFPVEHVNPFYGLYSAVTRQDHDGNPDGGWYPSKRMTRGQALRSFTIDAAYAAHQEGMLGSLEPGKWADFIVVDRDFFEVPDNEIWQTKVLETWVAGEKVYSAE; encoded by the coding sequence ATGATTGCTTGCCGACTATCGTTGCTTTCAGTTTTTTTGCTCGTTTTAACAGTCGTTTCGTGTGAAAACGCATCCGATTCAACAACGACGGTGATCCAAAATGTTAAAGGCTATACCGAATATGAGGGGGAACTCATACAGTTTGAGGCATTGGAATTTAAAGGTGGCAAAGTAGTTGATGTTTATAGGGATACAACGTTTTCATCTACTGGAGATATCGAGGTTATTGATGGGGAAGGGAAATTTATCCTTCCAGGATTAATCGACGCTCATGCCCATGTGATGGGACTTGGCAATATGTTGATGAACGTGGATTTAAGCGGCATAAGGTCGTTAGATGAAGCTCTTAATCATATTGAGCAATATGCTTCTGAAAATCCAGAACTGGAATGGGTTGAAGGACGTGGTTGGAACAATACTTATTGGGGAGATGGTGATTTTCCCACAGCTAAAGATCTTGATAACGTTGTAAGTGATCGCCCCGTTTGGTTGAGTCGTGTTGATGGTCATGCCGGATGGGCAAATACCAAGGCCATGGAAATAGCTGGTATTACAGCCGATACCGAAGCACCGGAAGGCGGTAAAATTATCCGTGATGATAATGGGGAGCCGACTGGGGTTTTTGTTGATGAAGCTGAACAGCTTATTGCATCAGAAATCCCAGAGCCTACGGCTGAAGAGCAACAGGCAGCATTTGAACAAGCTTTGCAGCAGATGCGGAGTAAAGGGTTGACGAGTGTTCATGATGCCGGAGTATCCGCAGAAGTATGGGAGATGTATAAAGAGTTTGCTGATTCGGGGAATTTAACAACTCGTATTTATGGAATGATAAGTGGTGCGGGAGATACCTTTGATGAGTTAGCCCAAAACGGGCCTGTTACTTCTTATGCTGGAGATATGTTAGCTCTTCGGAGCGTTAAGATTTATGGTGATGGAGCATTAGGAAGTCGCGGTGCAGCAATGTTGGAGCCCTATTCCGATGATCCCGGGAACACCGGATTGCTGTTTCATAGCCAGGAGGAGATGAACCAGATGGTAATGAAAACGATGTCGAATGGCTTTCAAACGAATGTGCATGCTATTGGTGACGCAGCCAATCGTCAGGTGCTTAATGCTTTTGAACATGCCAAAGACAGCCTTGGAGATCAGGGGCTTCGAAATCGAATAGAACATGCTCAGATTGTATCAACGGAAGATATTCCGCGTTTTAATAAATTGAATGTAATTGCGTCGATGCAGCCTACTCATGCCACCAGTGATATGAATATGGCAGAAGATCGGGTGGGCGCATCCCGAATGGTTGGTGCCTATGCCTGGCAGACATTTATCAGTCAAGGTACTACGGTCGCTTCGGGATCAGATTTTCCGGTGGAACACGTGAATCCTTTTTATGGTTTATATTCAGCGGTAACCCGGCAGGATCATGACGGTAATCCCGACGGTGGTTGGTACCCCTCAAAACGCATGACAAGGGGACAGGCTCTTCGCTCATTTACTATCGATGCAGCTTATGCAGCACATCAAGAAGGTATGCTGGGTAGTTTGGAGCCGGGTAAATGGGCTGACTTTATCGTTGTTGACCGCGACTTTTTTGAAGTGCCCGATAATGAAATATGGCAAACAAAGGTGCTTGAAACATGGGTGGCCGGTGAAAAAGTATATTCTGCAGAATAA
- a CDS encoding CTP synthase, protein MSTKYIFVTGGVTSSLGKGIICASLGRLLVARGLSVTVQKLDPYINVDPGTMNPYEHGEVYVTEDGAETDLDLGHYERFLDIKTSQENNVTTGRIYNDVISKERQGAYLGKTVQVIPHITDEIKSHIVALGESDDYDVVITEIGGTVGDIESLPYIEAVRQLRYDVGRENTLSIHLTLVPYLSAARELKTKPTQHSVKTLSESGLQPDIIVARSEYELDDTIRNKIAQFCNVEYDDVIASLDAESIYQVPFLMQGEGLDKRVIEKLKLDAGEPDLERWKGFVEAIRNPSTKITIALVGKYVEHHDAYKSIVEAFIHAGAVNDCEVDIRWLQSDDLTEENIAEKLEDVSGVLVAPGFGDRGIKGKIAAAKYSRENDIPYFGICLGMQCAVLEYAQNVCGWDTASSTEFDEETEYPIIDLMPDQKNIEDKGGTMRLGLYDCKIKKDSKAYEAYGKDLVQERHRHRYEVNNNLRYKLVEDGMKLVGFNPDRDLVEIMEIPDHPWFVGVQFHPEYCSTVNNPQPLFVDFVKASLKHAKEHGLSTPIKRKKVVIE, encoded by the coding sequence ATGTCCACCAAATACATCTTCGTAACAGGCGGAGTTACTTCTTCACTTGGAAAGGGAATTATTTGTGCCTCGCTGGGGCGATTGCTGGTTGCACGCGGGCTCAGCGTGACCGTTCAAAAGCTTGACCCCTATATCAATGTTGACCCCGGCACGATGAATCCCTATGAACACGGGGAGGTCTATGTAACCGAAGATGGGGCGGAGACCGATCTCGATTTGGGGCATTACGAACGATTTCTGGATATCAAAACATCCCAGGAAAACAATGTTACCACTGGACGCATTTATAATGATGTGATTTCGAAAGAGCGTCAAGGGGCGTACCTGGGAAAGACCGTTCAGGTTATCCCACATATTACTGATGAAATTAAATCACATATTGTGGCGTTGGGGGAATCTGACGACTATGATGTGGTAATTACTGAGATTGGTGGTACGGTGGGTGATATTGAAAGCCTGCCGTATATCGAGGCTGTTCGTCAGCTTCGTTATGATGTGGGGCGCGAAAATACGCTTTCCATCCATTTAACATTGGTACCATATCTGTCAGCAGCGCGTGAGCTTAAAACCAAGCCCACGCAACACTCCGTAAAAACGCTTTCCGAAAGTGGATTGCAGCCCGATATTATTGTGGCGCGATCGGAATATGAGCTTGATGATACCATCCGCAATAAAATTGCGCAGTTTTGTAATGTGGAGTATGATGATGTCATTGCCTCGCTGGATGCCGAAAGTATTTACCAGGTTCCCTTTTTGATGCAAGGAGAGGGGCTGGATAAGCGCGTTATCGAAAAGTTGAAATTAGATGCTGGCGAACCAGATCTTGAACGTTGGAAAGGGTTTGTAGAAGCCATTCGCAATCCATCCACGAAAATTACTATTGCGTTGGTGGGTAAATATGTGGAGCACCACGATGCTTATAAATCTATTGTTGAGGCGTTTATTCATGCCGGTGCCGTGAATGATTGCGAAGTTGATATCCGCTGGTTGCAGTCGGATGATCTTACGGAAGAAAATATAGCTGAAAAGTTAGAAGATGTTTCAGGAGTATTAGTTGCGCCTGGTTTCGGAGATCGAGGTATAAAAGGAAAAATTGCAGCAGCAAAATATTCTCGAGAAAACGATATTCCATATTTTGGGATCTGCCTTGGCATGCAGTGTGCTGTATTGGAATATGCCCAAAATGTATGTGGGTGGGATACGGCAAGTAGCACCGAATTTGATGAGGAAACCGAATACCCCATTATTGATCTAATGCCCGATCAGAAAAATATTGAAGACAAGGGCGGGACCATGCGTCTGGGCTTATATGATTGTAAGATTAAAAAAGATTCCAAAGCGTATGAGGCCTATGGCAAAGATCTTGTGCAAGAGCGTCATCGTCACCGTTATGAGGTTAACAATAACCTAAGGTATAAGTTGGTCGAAGATGGTATGAAGCTGGTTGGATTTAATCCCGATCGAGACTTAGTTGAAATAATGGAGATACCGGATCATCCCTGGTTTGTAGGTGTACAGTTTCATCCCGAGTATTGCTCAACGGTGAATAATCCCCAGCCGCTTTTTGTGGATTTTGTAAAAGCCAGTCTTAAGCATGCCAAGGAGCATGGTTTGAGTACACCTATAAAACGCAAAAAAGTTGTCATTGAATAA
- a CDS encoding NUDIX domain-containing protein, whose product MSPDQTFANKLRVRVCGVLIQDDKILLAQLHSPITNKLVWMPPGGGLTFGESMKGCLKREFKEETNLTVEIHELVHVNELLKKSYHAVECFFEVKKIGGDEKLGKDPELSWDRQMLHDLQWVAIDTLPEIDFAPSSLKEKIRNWDRRFNYPIF is encoded by the coding sequence ATGTCACCGGATCAAACATTTGCCAACAAATTACGTGTTCGCGTTTGTGGAGTATTGATTCAGGATGACAAAATTTTGCTTGCCCAACTTCATTCTCCGATTACAAATAAATTAGTTTGGATGCCTCCCGGTGGTGGACTCACCTTTGGGGAGTCGATGAAAGGCTGTCTTAAAAGAGAATTTAAAGAAGAGACCAATCTCACGGTTGAAATACATGAGCTGGTACATGTCAATGAACTTTTAAAGAAATCATACCATGCCGTAGAGTGTTTTTTTGAGGTTAAGAAAATAGGTGGTGACGAAAAGCTTGGGAAAGATCCGGAGCTCTCTTGGGATCGGCAGATGTTGCATGATTTACAATGGGTTGCTATTGATACACTTCCCGAAATCGATTTTGCTCCCTCCAGCCTGAAAGAAAAAATACGGAATTGGGATCGGCGGTTTAACTATCCCATCTTTTAA